CGCGAGGCGAATGTCATGATTGTGCCGGTCAGCCTTCAGCTTGGGCGCGTAGCGCATTAGCGACGGGGTCATGGAAGCGGGCCAGAATGGCGGATGCCTTCCGGCGATTTTCGTGAGCTGCTTCGATCTCGCCCATGTCTTCTTGGGCGGTCGCCAAAGCCAGAAGAGCGTCGGCGTGGAACCAGTGGCTGTCGAGTTCCTCGAGTACGGCTGTGGATTGGCGTAGGTACGGGATCGCGTCTTCGGCGCGTCCGGAGCCGATGTAGGAGCGACCAGTTAGTGCCCACGCCACAGCCTCTTGATCACGATGGCCCAGTCGGCGGAACATCGTCGCGGCGCTGTGACTCGCCGCCAGGCACTCGGCCCGGTCGCCTCTGGCCAGTGCGATCCTGGCCTGTTGGATCAGCCCGAACGCCTGCGCAGCACGTTCGCCGAGCTCCGCGCTGATGGCCAACGATTCAGCGATTTTGGTGTGTGCATCGGCCGTTCGACCAGAGGCCAGCCGCACGCGGGACATCAAATTGAGAACGGCCGCCTCGTTGCTTCGTTGTCCGAGCTGGCGCATGATGTCGAGGCTTTCGCTGAGCAGCTCATCTGCCCGTGACCATACCCCCAACTCCAGCCACGCCCAGCCTAGATTCATGAGACATAGACCCGTAGGGTAGCGATCTTCCAAGCGGCGGGCTGCCGATAAGCCGCGGGTTAGGTGGGTCTCGGCGGAATCCAGATCTCGAACCTGCAGACACGCCAGGCCCATCCCGTTGAGGGCGAAGACCTCACCGAGTGGCGACCCGGACTCGGCGAACGCATCGGCTGACGCGACGTATCGTTCACGCGCCCGGTCGAGGCGCCCGGCATAGCGGTCGCCGATAGCCAGAGCATTGAGCAACACCGCTTCGCCGTAACGGTCGCCGAGCCGCCTGGCGGCTTCAAGACCCCGTTCTTTGGCGGCGGTCCAGGTGTCGATGGGATCGAAGGCTGGGGAGATCTCCTGAACGACAGCGGGAATCTGCCACGCAATACGGTCCAGACCCGCGGAAGCAGCGACTTCGGTGGCCAACAGCAGATTCGTGCGCTCGGCGTGGTACCACTTTGCCGTGGCATCGGGCGTATCCAGGGTTGGAATGGCACTGGTCAAGCTGTCTGGTCCAATGTCGATCGGAGCCAGGCGGTCACGGGGTTCTGCAGTCGCGGCCGTCCGCAGATACCAGGTGAGTAAACGCTCGACAGACGATCTCCGCTCGTCCTCAGATTCATCGTCGCGAGCCTGGTCCATCGCATACGCGCGCAGCAAGTCGTGAAACTGGTACCGGTCGTATTCGATCTCCTCCAGCAAATGAGCCCCGACCAACGCATTCAGGCGCCGGCGTGCCTCGACTGGGGTGAGGCCGGCCAGGGCGGCCGCAGCGTGAAGGCTGAACTCGGGCCCTGGATGCAGCCCAAGCAGACGGAACATGAGCGCGGCCTCAGGAGTGAGTGCGCGATAAGACCACGCGAATACTGTCCGCACCGCGTCTGCCTGACTGCCCTCATCAGTGGACAGGGCATCCCACAAGCTGGATTCATCGCGCAGGTCATGGATCAGTTCTCGAAGAGGCATGTGCGGCCGTGACGCCGCGCGTTCCGCGGCGATGCGCAGTGCGAGTGGAAGGAACGCGCACAGCTGCGCCAGTTCAGCGAGGTCGTCTTCCCGGTCTCCCATCCGATGACCTTCGTTGGCCTTGCGAATCAGCGCGACAGAGGCTTCTCGCGACAGAGTGTCCAGGCTGATACGGCGCGCACCGTCCCGGGCCGCCAGACCCGACATTCGGTTTCGGCTCGTGATCAGGACCAGGCATCTATCCGTTCCTGGCAGTAGGGGACGTACCTGCTCGGCCGTTGCAGCGTTATCAAGGACGACCAGCATCCTTTGTTCGGCGACCAGCGTTCGATAGAGCTCCGCGCGTTCCTCCTCAGTGGGGGGCATTCGGTCTGGTGCGACGTGCAACGCACGCAGGAATCGCTCGAGTACCTCGCGCGCAGTGACGGGTTCGCCCGCGTCATAGCCACGCAGGTTGACGTAGAGCTGCCCGTCGGGAAAGTGCTCACGGATCAGGTGAGACCAGTGGACGGCGACCGATGTTTTGCCGACTCCGGCTGTTCCTGCGACCAGGAGTACTCCTGGTGTTCTGAAGTCGGCGTGTGCTGGATCGCCGACGGCAGCGTGCAGGAGTGCCAGTTCTTTGGTTCGGTTGACGAACCCGCGGACGTCGGCAGGCAGCTGCTGGGGGCGAGGGCCGGGGGCCGTCGGTACGTGGAAATGGACCCCGCCGGAGACGTCCCGGGCCTGAACGACATTCCCGTACGCGTCCGTGATTCTCGAGTGCGTGGATTCGTCTGGTCGAGGGACCGGGTCGCTCTCTTCGTTCCCGCGCGTCATCGGTCCCCCGGTCTCTACGTGGAGATCACAGTCTCCTGGTGAACGTGTCGAACTCGCCGGCCTTGGCGCCATCGACGAAGGCGCTGAACTCGGGCTGGGTGAATATCAGGTACTGCTGTTCAGGGTGCTTACTGTCGCGCACCGCGACGTGGTGATTCGGCAACTGTGCGACCTCTAGGCAGTTTCCGCCGGTTCCGTTGCTGGCAGTTGCCTTCGTCCAGTTGAGATCGGCGGAAGCCAGCCGTACCGGATCCGGATCAGATCGGTCGTCGGTCGTCGGTCGTCGGTCGTCGGTGCCCATTGTCTCAACCTCAGTTCTGAAGTCGTTGGGTGTGGATCGGTGTGTCGCCGTATTTCATCCGAAAGTGGCTCGGCGCGCCGGGGTAGCGCCAGCAGTACTTGAGGGTAGCTGGCGGCTGATTCCCTTTGCCAGGTATTAGCCTTACTGCCGTCAGCTCTGAGTCCGAGGCAGGCTATTACACCATGCAGCGTCAGGCAGCCGAACCGCCTGGCGGCCGACTGTGCGGGCTGTCTATTCCCGGATCACGGGCGTTCCGGGGGCCGGCGACTCTCACGTCGCTGCGGGCGCCAACCGAGCTCATGCGCGGACTTGGCAAGGCTCAAGCACCGGCCAGAGCCGTCGTCGACGACGTGGAAGGCCTCGAATCCGACTTGGCTGCGTCAAGAGCGGCAGTAACGGCGCTGGCTAGGTCTCTTGCCGATAGCGCGGGTACGCGGGTGCCGTCCAAGTACCGGGTCTCTGCTGGCCGGTCAAAGATCGGCAGCGCCCACAGCAGGCAGGCCGACTCCGTCGTCGGCCATGCGATCCTCAGCGCCGAGACGACCAACTAGCCGGCCAGCCCGTCGCGGGCGAACCGCGCCGCTCGCCCTGCCGTGCGCAGGTCGGAGGTGGCAGTTGTGATGAGGATCTCGAGATCGCTCTTGCGTCCGGCGACGAAGTCGGGTCCGGCTTCCACAGCGTCTATCGGTGCCGTGGGTTTTGCCGGACTTCGGCAGTTCCGGGCGGGGCTCGGTGCCGGTGTGTTCCTGCAGCTGTTTGCGGATTTCGCAGTAGACGGCCAGGGCGTCCGCGGTGCGGCCGTCTTTGTCCAGTGACGTCATCGGCAATGCGGCGATGTGCTCGGCGGTCCGGTTCGTCGCCGCCAGCTCGGTAAGTTCCATCTACGCGTACGCTCCACCTCCGCCTATGAGGAAGGAGCTCAAGGCGTGCAGCCTCGGCCTCGGGTGTGGTCGCACCACCTCCACCTGTGCGGAGATCCTTTCCGTCCGCATAGTTCAGCCCACCCTGAGGAGGGCCGTGGAAAACCTCTTATCGTCAAACGTGCTGGCTCTCACCGACAGCACCCTCACCGCGTCACCGGTAATCAACGCGTACCGCGCGAAGACTGTCCCCCTAGGCGCGGCGCCATCACGGTGGTCGGAACCTCGGCGGACAGGAGCGGCGATGACGGCACATCCGGGTGGGGACGCGGTCGGAGACGACGTGGCGCTCACCCGCGCCGCACAGTCCGGGGAGGTCGCGGCCCTCGGCCTGCTGCTGGAGCAGCACCGGGCGGGGATGCGCGCGGTCGCGTTGAGCATCCTCGGGCCCGGTCCGGACGCGGACGACGCGGTGCAGGACGCCGCGTCGATCGCGCTGCGCGGGATCGGCGACGTCCGGGACCCGGCGGCCGTCGGTGCCTGGCTGCGGATGATCGTGCGGAACCGGTGTCGGGACATGAAGCGCGCCGCGCGGAGGTCGAGCCGTACGCCGTGGTGCCCCGGCCGCGGTGGGAGGGCCGGGCCGGCGGAGGCGTCGGCGTCGGCGCCAGCCCGGAGGACGTGCTGGACCGCCTCGCGATGCGCGACTGGACCAGGATCGGCGACGGCGCGCTCATCCGGGACGCCATGGACGTCTCGCTGGCCGCCGGGGTGCGCCAGCGGCCGGTGAATGTGGCCGCCGGGCGGTCGGTGGCGGTGTGGGAGATGGACATGATCATTCCGACCGACGATCCCGAGCACTGGCCGGCGGCGTTGGCGTGGATCATGAGCCTGGACGGCGGCCGGGTCAGCCAGCTGCGACTCGTCCACCCGGTGCCGCTGGACGGTCCCGCGACCCCGGACCTGTACGCGCTGACCCAGAAGGCCCCGGGCGCCTGAGGGCGTGAGGGCCGGGGGGCCGGAGGGCCAGGAGCTCGGACATGACCACCAGCGTGGAAACGACCACAGCGACAACCACAGTCCAGACCGTCCGCGGACCGGTCGCGGCCGACCGGCTCGGCACGGTGCTGATGCACGAGCACATCTTCGTCCTGGACAAGGAGATGCGCCGGAACTACCCGGAGATGTGGGACGAGGAAACGGTCGTCGCGGAGGCGGTGACCAAGCTGAACGCCCTCGCGGCGCGCGGGGTGTCGACCGTCGTGGACCCGACCGTGGTCGGCCTGGGCCGCGACGTGGCGCGGGTGGCGCGCGTGAACGAGCGGGTGGACCTCAATATCGTGGTGGCCACCGGGCTGTACACGCTCGCCGACGTCCCGCTGCTGTTCCGCTAGCGCGGCCCGGGCACGCTGCTCGGCGGCGAGGAGCCGATGGTCGCGCTGTTCGTCCGCGACCTCACCGAGGGCATCGCCGACACCGGCGTGCGCGCGGCGGTCCTGAAGTGCGCGATCGAGAAGTCGCTGACGCCGGGCGTGGAGCGCGTGATGCGGGCCGTGGCCAAGGCGCACCTGCGCACCGGGGCGCCGATCGTGGTGCACACCAGCGCCGCGCACCGCACCGGACTGGTCGCCCAGGACGTCTTCCGCGGCGAGGGGGTCGATCCGGCGGCGCTGGTCCTGGACCGCAGCGGGGACACCGACGACCTGGACTATGTCCGGGCCCTGATCGACGGCGGCTCCCCCGTCGGGATGGACCGGCTCGGACTGGACCTGTACCTGCCCGGCGAGCAGCGCATCGCCAACCTCGTGAAGCTGGTCGGCGAGGGCCTGGCCGGGCGGCTGACGCTCTCGCACGACGCGTCGTGCCACATCGACTGGTTCCCGCCGGGGGTGCGCGAGCAGATCACGCCGAACTGGAACTTCACTACATCCCCGACCAGGTCCTGCCGGCGCTGCGCCACGCCGGCGTCACCGAGGAGCAGATCACGACGATGCTCGTCGACAACCCGCGCCGGTTTCTGACCGGGGGCCGTGGGTGATCGCGGAGCCGGAGCCCTGCGATGGTGCCGAGGACGCCCGCGACGACCGCGACACCCACGACACCCACGACACCCACGACACCCACGACACCCGCGGCGGCCTCGGCCGGAGCACCGAGGCCGCCGCCGAACGTGGGCGCGGTCACCGTTGGTATGCGCGATGCCCGCTCTCAGGCCATTGGCTCAGACCACCGGCTCAGGCCAAGAACTCGATCTCGGGGTAGGCGGGCGACGGCCGGTCGAGCAGATGGTTGTCGTGCCCCCGAACGAACCGGTCGAAGTAAGCCCGCACATACGTCCGCACGTCGAGCACCGACCGGGTCGGATCCACCGTCCCGATCAGCTCCTGCACCGTGCTCGGCGGGTAGTCGATGGCGGCGGCGGCCTCCGGCACCAGCGACTGCAGGTCGGTGTACGAGTTGTGGGCGGCGTTCGCCAACCGCAGCAGCTTGTGCCAGCCGCGCAGGTGCGACCAGGTCTGGGCCCAGCTCGGGTCGTCGCTGAGATCGTGCAGCTGCGAGCACATGAACAGGAACGGCCGGTCCAGCCCGGCGCTCAGGACCGGGCCGTACAGCGAGCCGTCGAGGTTGATCCCGGCCCGGATCCGGCGGTCGTCGAGCATCGCCCACGCCGATGTGGCGCCGCCCATGGAGTGCCCGTACATCCCCACCCGGGACAGGTCCAGCGCCTCGGCCAGGCCGTGCGGCAGCGGACGGTGGTCGACGTCCGGGTTGCGGCCCGCCGCGATGGCGCACAGCTGGTCGAGGACGAACACCGCGTCGGCGGTGCGGACCGAGACGGCTTCGGTGTTGATCGGCAGGGAGTCCGGCGGGATCGTGCGCGGCTCGACGTGGCCGTCGGGGAACTCGACCTCGGCGCTGTCGTGCGTGTGGTCGATGGTGACGACCACGTAGCCGTGGCTGACCAGTTCCTCGGTGAGTGTCGTGCAGGTGTCGCGGTCGCCGCCGGAGCCCGGCGAGAACAGCAGCACCGGACGTGGCCCGCCCCGGCGCTCGGCCGGAGCGCCGTCGTGGCCGTGGGTGGCCGGCACGGACACCAAGCCCGGCGCGATCGCGCTGTCCTGCAGGTACGCGGACCACGCGTTGGCCGGCAGCCAGGGCACGGCGCCGTGGCCGTCGACGTCGTGCGCCGGGTACCAGATGCCGATCATCAGCTCGCGCAGCGGATGCGACGGCACCCACGGATCGCGCCGGGACTGGTCGACCAGGTGCAGCGCGACGTTCCCGACCCGGTGCGGGCCGGTCGGCGCGGGCAGGCTGAGCTGGACCGGCCCGGCGGCCGCGAGTGTTCCCGCGCCGGCGGCGGAAGCGGCGGCGGCGTGCGCCGTCCCGGCCGACAGCGTCGGCACGACGGCGCCGACGCCGAGCGCGGTCAGGCCGGCCAGGGCGGTGCGCCGGCTGGGGCGCGCGGTGGCGAACGCACCGGCGAAGGGGGCGGAGGCGGCGGAGGGCGCGAAGGGCGCGGAGCGGACAGTGGCGCGAGCGGTGGAGCGGGGTACGGACATGAGTTCTCCTATCCCGAGTTTCCAGAGAGACCGTTGTCGCAGAACTCTGCTTTACCAGACCCGGAGGCGTGTGTGCGCGATCCGTGCCCGCTCCGTCCCGGCCGCCTCAGCGGAACGCGGCGATATTGCTCCGAACCCACTCCGCGAACGAGCGCGGCGCGCGGCCCAGCACCTTCTCGACGTCCGGGCTGACGCGCAGCTCGGCCGGCGTGGGGGAGCTGAGGATGTCCAGGGTGTCGTCGGCGAGCTCGCCCGGCATGCTCTGCTCCATCCCGGCCTTGGCCTCCGCGCGGGTGAGCTCGTGGAAGCGCACCGGCGTGCCGAGCGCCGCGGCGATGGCCTCGGCCTGCTGCCGCGGCGTGATGACTTCCGGCCCGGTCAGCTCGTACACGCCGCCGTTGTGCCGGTCTTCGGTTAGGGCGGCCGCGGCGACCGCGGCGATGTCCGCCGGGTCGATGAGCGGCACGCCGGTGTCGCCGAAGGGCGCGGCGACGAGCTGCCGCGTGCGCACGGATTCGGCGAACCACAGGGCATTGCTGGCGAATCCGCCGGGCCGCAGGATGGTCCATTCCAGACCGGACTCCCGCAGCGTGTCCTCCAGCTCGCGCATCGCGATCCGCGTCCTGCCGAAGGGCCGGGTCGCCACCCCCAGCGTGGACAACAGGACGATGCGACGCACCCCGCTGTCCGCGGCCTTGCTGATGACGTCCGCCGGGTTGGCCCCCAGCGCGTGCAGGTCGCCGGACAGCAGCAGGAACAAGGCTTTCGCTCCCGCCAGCGCCGGCTCCAAACTTGCCGGCTCGGCGAGGTCGGCGACGATGTGGCGGACGCCCTCCGGCACCGCCGCGGTGTGCCGCGACACCGCCGTCACCTGCTCGCCGGCCTCGGCCAGCGCCTGCGTCAGGGGACGGCCTATGTTTCCGGTAGCACCGGTCACCACGATCATGAACTGCTCCTTCGTCCGAATGTCTTGCCTGCTCCGAACGGTAGGAGGCTGGCTAACTTTTGGTAAGGACATACCTGGAGGTAAGCTCATGACATGACGGGAGGCGCGCAGCTGACACCGGCCGGAAGCGGGCCGTTGTATGACGTGTTTCACACCGACTGCCCCGCGCGCGACGTGGTCGACCACGCGACCAGCCGGTGGGGGATCTGGGTGCTGATCTCCTTGCGGGACAAGGATCTCCGGTTCTACGAACTGCGCGACGGGATCGAGGGCGTCAGCGAGAAGATGCTCGCGCAGTCGCTGCGCGCGCTCGTCGAGGACGGCCTGGTCTGGCGGCACGTCGAGCCGACGACGCCGCCTCAGGTCACCTATGGTCTGACCGACTTCGGCCGCGAGGTCGGCGAGCCGCTGATGGAGTTGTTCAACCGGGTCACGCGCCGGTTGATGCCGTCGGGCTGAGGCCGTCCGGCACAGACTGCGCCGCCGCCGGAATCCGACGGCGGCGCAGACTACGCGGCGATCGTGGCGCTCGCGATGATCGCGGTGCTCGCCGTGATCGCCGTGATCAAGACAGTGCGACTACGACAGCGCGTAGAAGTCGGCGTAGTGGTCCGGCGAGTACCAGACCTCGCCGGTGTTCATGTCCACGACGATCCGCACCGCGTCGCGGTGGGCCCCGCAGGAACGCGGGTAGACGTCGAACTCCTGGAAGCTGTCGCCGGAGGGCAGCTGGCCGTCGTCGTTGTAGTAGGTGCCGCCGGCGTAGTTGCACTCGCCGTCGGGCCAGTTGTACCAGCCACGAGAGCTCGGGTAGTTCATGGACGACCAGGTCGAGTTCGCCGAGGCCGCGTCCGAGCATCCGGAGATGGTGCAGGAGTTGTACACCGTCGCGTTCGCGGCGGGGCTGGCGATGACGGTGACGGTGACGGCGGACGCGGTGGCGGCGACGGCCACGGCGAGGCGTTTCGTCCAGGACAGGCCGAGACGGCGCTGGGGGGTCATGGAACCTCCAGGTCGTGGGGGAAGGTGGTCACCGTCACTGTGACGCCGAATGCGGGTCTTCGCTACAGGGCAATCCCTGTACATCCGCCGCGTTCGTAAAGGTTCACCTGTCAGGGCTCGGATACGTTCCGTGCACGTCGCCCGGCGTTTGCCGAAGATCGTCGAGCGCGGATATTCGCGGGTAGTCGTCGGATCGCCGGCGCGCTAGCCGAGACTCGGCCGAGCCGCCTTCCACGCCTTCCGCACGTTCCGGTCGAAGTCCCGCGAGTCGCAGCGCACGAGCCCGAGCAGCACGCCGTAGGTGAACGCGTTCTCCCCGGCCTGGTACGCACCGGCGGCCAGGTCGGTGAGCGCCGAGGCGGTGACCACGCGGTCGTGTTCGTCGCCGAGCACGTCCTGCAGCGCCTTGATCGGCTTGGTCGTCAGACCCAGCGCCTCGCCGGCGTAGCGGGCCCGGCGCGCGACCTTGCGGGCCTCGTGCATCGCGATGTCGCGGTCGGCGCCCGGCGGCATCGGGAGCGCGTGCTGCATTCTGGTGCGGACGCGGCGGTGCAGGCGCGAGAGGTCGGGGTCCTTGTCGGGCTGCACCGCCGCGAAGTAGGCATCGAGGTGCTTCAGGAGCCTGCGATAGCGCGGGGAGTCCATGGCTTCGGTGACGAGTCCGAGGGCTGATTCCCGTTCCAGGGCGAAGACCGCCTCGACGCGGGTGCGCACCGGGCCGAGGACGTACTCCTGCGGCGTCCGGTCCAGGAGGTCGAGGACCTGGGCTTTCAGCACTTCGGCCTCGCGTGCCGGGCCCAGCGCGTCCCCGAGCCAGCCCAGCTCCTCGATCAGGGCGGCGCGCCGTTTGCCGCCGGGGAGCACGTCTTCGAACGTGCGCAGGTTCGCGCGCAGGGTGCGGGCCGCGACGCGCATCTGGTGCACGGCGTCGGGGGCGTCGTCGCGGACCGCCGGCTTCAGGGCGGAGAGCGCGTCGGCCTGGGCTTTCAGGGATGTCAGGAGGCTCAGGTGGGTCATGCGGTTCATGTGGTGAATCCCATGTGCACGTGGTCGTGATGGGTCCGGTCGCTGAAGAACTGCGGACCCGACAGCTGCCGGGGGCCGCCGACGTTGTAGGAGCCGAGCGCTGCGGCCCGGCGCATCAGGTTGTCGACGAGTGCGGTCGGAGTGGCGGGGTTCACGACAGCGTTGCCGTCAATTCGCCATACGTCAACTGCCCGTCCACGTGGATGGTCGGACGGCCGGGTGGTGCCGAAGACGTCGATGGGGTGGCCGGAGCGCACCATGCTGACCGTGAGCTCGTGGTCCTGGGCCAGTTCGAGCAGCACGGTCAGGACGCTGTCGTGCACCTGGCCGCTGCGGACGTCGGCCAGCCCGGCCGGCGGCAGGCTCACACGCGAGGAGGCGAGCAGGGCCCGGGCGGCGGCGCTCGGGGTCGCGGTCGGCGGGCCGGGGTCGGAGGGGTTCACCTGCGTGACCTGCCAGCGCGGGCTGGCCTGGACGAGGCGGACGTCGTAGGTGGCGACGCTGGTGACGACCAGGACGCTCGCGGAGGTGTCGAGCAGGCCTCCGTACTGCGCGTCGAAGATCTGGAGGTCGGGGCGGTTCAGCTGGGCGGTGATGTGCTCGACGGCGACCGCTTTGACGTCCGGGTCGAGTTCGCCGGGGCCCGGTGTCCAGAGGGCGGCGGGGGTTGGTTTCGCGGACGGTGCGGATGACGTGGGCGGCGGCGAGCTCGATGCGGTGCTCGATGGTGTCGATGTCAGTCCGGACGCGGATCCCGACGGTGATCCCGATGGCGGCGCGGTTGTCGCGCCCGACGTCGTCGCCGTGCCGGTCGCTCCGGTCGCTCCGGTCGTCCCGGTCGCCGGCGTGCTCGTCGCCGCGCCGCCGACGTTGCCGTGCGAGGAGTCACAAGCGGCCGTGACCGCTGCCGCTCCCAGTGCCGCGATGCCGCCCCGGAGAATCGTCCGCCTTGTGCTCATACGCTTCAGTATCCGTCAGAATCCGCGCGGGGCGGGGAAAGAGCGCGCCGCCGCGGCTGACGAGCCGCCGTGCCGGGAGTACGGTGCACGGTATGACGCTGCTGGCCCAGCTGGCCGAGGCGGTCGCCGCCGGGACGATCGAGGTGGTCGACCTCACCGCGCCGCTGTCGCACGAGACGCCGATCCTGCAACTCCCCGAGCCCTTCGCCAACACGGTCCCGTTTTCGCTCCGCGAGATCAGCCACTACGACGAGCGCGGCCCCGCCTGGTACTGGAACGACATCGTCACCGGCGAACACGTCGGCACCCACTTCGACGCCCCGGTCCACTGGATCACCGGCCGCGACGGCGAGGACGTCTCGCAGGTGGCGCCGAGCCGCCTGATCGGCCCCGCGGTGGTCCTCGACGCCTCCGACAGCGCGGCCCAGGATCCCGACCACCTCCTGCAGATCGAGGACGTCCAGGAGTGGGAGGCCAAGCACGGAGCACTGCCGGCCGGCGGCTGGCTCCTCTACCGCACCGGCTGGGACGCCCGAGCCGCCGACCAGGCCGCGTTCCTCAACGCGAACGAGACCGGGCCGCACACCCCGGGGATCTCGCCCGAGTGCGCCAAGTGGCTCGCGGAGCAGACGCCGCTGCAAGGTATCGGCGTGGAGACCGTCGGCACGGACGCCGGCGCCGCGCACAGCTTCGACCCGCCGTTCCCGTGCCACTCGTACATGCTCGGCGCCGGCAAGTACGGCCTGACGCAGCTCCGCAATCTGGACCGGCTGCCGACGCGCGGGGCGCTGCTGATCGCGGCGCCGCTGCCGATCGTGCGCGGCTCCGGCAGCCCGGCGCGCGTGCTCGCGCTCGTCGAGCGGGAGGCGTGAGGGGCCGGCGCGGGGCTGGTTTATTGCTGTTTATTACTGTTTATTGCTAGTTATTGCTGGTTTGTCGGCGGTAATGCGGCCGGTCGGTGAGGCCTTGCTTCGCGGTTCTGCCACCCCAGCGGCGTACGCGCACCGTCGCGCGCCCCCGCCCGGATCCCCACTTCTCGTTGTGAAGCGTGCTGCGGCGGGTAGGAACCTGCCGCGTCCCGAGCGATCGGAGGACTCATGTCCGCAGAAGAGACCGTCGCCTCCGAAGTCGGCCAGACCCTGCGCGAAGCCGGCGCCGATGTGGTCTTCGGCGTGGTCGGCAGCGGCAACTTCCACGTCACCAACGCCCTGGTCAGTGCCGGCGCGCGCTTCGTCGCCGCGCGGCACGAGGGGGG
This region of Catenulispora sp. EB89 genomic DNA includes:
- a CDS encoding NB-ARC domain-containing protein, giving the protein MTRGNEESDPVPRPDESTHSRITDAYGNVVQARDVSGGVHFHVPTAPGPRPQQLPADVRGFVNRTKELALLHAAVGDPAHADFRTPGVLLVAGTAGVGKTSVAVHWSHLIREHFPDGQLYVNLRGYDAGEPVTAREVLERFLRALHVAPDRMPPTEEERAELYRTLVAEQRMLVVLDNAATAEQVRPLLPGTDRCLVLITSRNRMSGLAARDGARRISLDTLSREASVALIRKANEGHRMGDREDDLAELAQLCAFLPLALRIAAERAASRPHMPLRELIHDLRDESSLWDALSTDEGSQADAVRTVFAWSYRALTPEAALMFRLLGLHPGPEFSLHAAAALAGLTPVEARRRLNALVGAHLLEEIEYDRYQFHDLLRAYAMDQARDDESEDERRSSVERLLTWYLRTAATAEPRDRLAPIDIGPDSLTSAIPTLDTPDATAKWYHAERTNLLLATEVAASAGLDRIAWQIPAVVQEISPAFDPIDTWTAAKERGLEAARRLGDRYGEAVLLNALAIGDRYAGRLDRARERYVASADAFAESGSPLGEVFALNGMGLACLQVRDLDSAETHLTRGLSAARRLEDRYPTGLCLMNLGWAWLELGVWSRADELLSESLDIMRQLGQRSNEAAVLNLMSRVRLASGRTADAHTKIAESLAISAELGERAAQAFGLIQQARIALARGDRAECLAASHSAATMFRRLGHRDQEAVAWALTGRSYIGSGRAEDAIPYLRQSTAVLEELDSHWFHADALLALATAQEDMGEIEAAHENRRKASAILARFHDPVANALRAQAEG
- a CDS encoding DUF397 domain-containing protein, coding for MGTDDRRPTTDDRSDPDPVRLASADLNWTKATASNGTGGNCLEVAQLPNHHVAVRDSKHPEQQYLIFTQPEFSAFVDGAKAGEFDTFTRRL
- a CDS encoding BTAD domain-containing putative transcriptional regulator, with protein sequence MELTELAATNRTAEHIAALPMTSLDKDGRTADALAVYCEIRKQLQEHTGTEPRPELPKSGKTHGTDRRCGSRTRLRRRTQERSRDPHHNCHLRPAHGRASGAVRPRRAGRLVGRLGAEDRMADDGVGLPAVGAADL
- a CDS encoding alpha/beta hydrolase family protein, whose protein sequence is MSVPRSTARATVRSAPFAPSAASAPFAGAFATARPSRRTALAGLTALGVGAVVPTLSAGTAHAAAASAAGAGTLAAAGPVQLSLPAPTGPHRVGNVALHLVDQSRRDPWVPSHPLRELMIGIWYPAHDVDGHGAVPWLPANAWSAYLQDSAIAPGLVSVPATHGHDGAPAERRGGPRPVLLFSPGSGGDRDTCTTLTEELVSHGYVVVTIDHTHDSAEVEFPDGHVEPRTIPPDSLPINTEAVSVRTADAVFVLDQLCAIAAGRNPDVDHRPLPHGLAEALDLSRVGMYGHSMGGATSAWAMLDDRRIRAGINLDGSLYGPVLSAGLDRPFLFMCSQLHDLSDDPSWAQTWSHLRGWHKLLRLANAAHNSYTDLQSLVPEAAAAIDYPPSTVQELIGTVDPTRSVLDVRTYVRAYFDRFVRGHDNHLLDRPSPAYPEIEFLA
- a CDS encoding NAD(P)H-binding protein — its product is MIVVTGATGNIGRPLTQALAEAGEQVTAVSRHTAAVPEGVRHIVADLAEPASLEPALAGAKALFLLLSGDLHALGANPADVISKAADSGVRRIVLLSTLGVATRPFGRTRIAMRELEDTLRESGLEWTILRPGGFASNALWFAESVRTRQLVAAPFGDTGVPLIDPADIAAVAAAALTEDRHNGGVYELTGPEVITPRQQAEAIAAALGTPVRFHELTRAEAKAGMEQSMPGELADDTLDILSSPTPAELRVSPDVEKVLGRAPRSFAEWVRSNIAAFR
- a CDS encoding winged helix-turn-helix transcriptional regulator gives rise to the protein MTGGAQLTPAGSGPLYDVFHTDCPARDVVDHATSRWGIWVLISLRDKDLRFYELRDGIEGVSEKMLAQSLRALVEDGLVWRHVEPTTPPQVTYGLTDFGREVGEPLMELFNRVTRRLMPSG
- a CDS encoding ribonuclease domain-containing protein, with the translated sequence MTPQRRLGLSWTKRLAVAVAATASAVTVTVIASPAANATVYNSCTISGCSDAASANSTWSSMNYPSSRGWYNWPDGECNYAGGTYYNDDGQLPSGDSFQEFDVYPRSCGAHRDAVRIVVDMNTGEVWYSPDHYADFYALS
- a CDS encoding CHAD domain-containing protein, coding for MNRMTHLSLLTSLKAQADALSALKPAVRDDAPDAVHQMRVAARTLRANLRTFEDVLPGGKRRAALIEELGWLGDALGPAREAEVLKAQVLDLLDRTPQEYVLGPVRTRVEAVFALERESALGLVTEAMDSPRYRRLLKHLDAYFAAVQPDKDPDLSRLHRRVRTRMQHALPMPPGADRDIAMHEARKVARRARYAGEALGLTTKPIKALQDVLGDEHDRVVTASALTDLAAGAYQAGENAFTYGVLLGLVRCDSRDFDRNVRKAWKAARPSLG
- a CDS encoding cyclase family protein, whose protein sequence is MTLLAQLAEAVAAGTIEVVDLTAPLSHETPILQLPEPFANTVPFSLREISHYDERGPAWYWNDIVTGEHVGTHFDAPVHWITGRDGEDVSQVAPSRLIGPAVVLDASDSAAQDPDHLLQIEDVQEWEAKHGALPAGGWLLYRTGWDARAADQAAFLNANETGPHTPGISPECAKWLAEQTPLQGIGVETVGTDAGAAHSFDPPFPCHSYMLGAGKYGLTQLRNLDRLPTRGALLIAAPLPIVRGSGSPARVLALVEREA